The Kitasatospora setae KM-6054 genome contains a region encoding:
- the pstA gene encoding phosphate ABC transporter permease PstA: MSAVSTVTDTTPQLSHRLTAARLPRWAPAGIAIASIAVGCGIGAAAGLKSHLQWGLISALLFLLVSYTVSAAVEGRRQARDRFATSLIWVSFICAVVPLVALTFYTVQQGIGAISPEFLTHSMKGIAATLSPDGGIYHAIIGTIEQVLLATLIAAPIGLLTAVYLVEYGRGRLARAVTFFVDVMTGIPSVVAGLFVLSLWNIALGFQYSGFSGSLALAILMMPVVVRSTEEMLKLVPNELREASYALGVPRWKTILRIVLPTAVGGITTGVMLAVARITGETAPVMMLVFGADFINSDPFNGPQQSLPLYIWQQYSQINNDYGYQRAWGAALVLIAFVMGLNLIARGIARWRSPKGGH; the protein is encoded by the coding sequence GTGAGTGCCGTCTCGACCGTCACCGACACCACCCCGCAGCTGAGCCACCGGCTCACCGCGGCCCGGCTGCCACGCTGGGCGCCGGCCGGCATCGCGATCGCCTCGATCGCCGTCGGCTGCGGCATCGGCGCCGCCGCCGGACTGAAGAGCCACCTGCAGTGGGGCCTGATCTCGGCGCTGCTGTTCCTGCTGGTCAGCTACACGGTCTCGGCCGCGGTCGAGGGCCGCCGCCAGGCCCGGGACCGGTTCGCCACCTCGCTGATCTGGGTCTCCTTCATCTGCGCCGTGGTCCCGCTGGTCGCCCTGACCTTCTACACCGTGCAGCAGGGCATCGGCGCGATCAGCCCCGAGTTCCTCACCCACTCGATGAAGGGCATCGCCGCCACCCTCAGCCCGGACGGCGGCATCTACCACGCGATCATCGGCACCATCGAGCAGGTCCTGCTCGCCACCCTGATCGCCGCCCCGATCGGCCTGCTCACCGCCGTCTACCTGGTGGAGTACGGCCGCGGCCGGCTCGCCAGGGCGGTCACCTTCTTCGTCGACGTCATGACCGGCATCCCGTCGGTCGTCGCCGGCCTGTTCGTCCTCTCGCTCTGGAACATCGCCCTGGGCTTCCAGTACTCCGGCTTCTCGGGCAGCCTCGCGCTGGCCATCCTGATGATGCCGGTGGTGGTCCGCTCCACCGAGGAGATGCTCAAGCTCGTCCCGAACGAGCTGCGCGAGGCCTCGTACGCCCTCGGTGTGCCGAGGTGGAAGACCATCCTGCGGATCGTCCTCCCCACGGCCGTGGGCGGCATCACCACCGGTGTCATGCTGGCCGTCGCCCGCATCACCGGCGAGACCGCCCCCGTGATGATGCTGGTCTTCGGTGCCGACTTCATCAACAGCGACCCGTTCAACGGACCGCAGCAGTCGCTGCCGCTCTACATCTGGCAGCAGTACTCGCAGATCAACAACGACTACGGCTACCAGCGCGCCTGGGGCGCGGCCCTGGTGTTGATCGCGTTCGTGATGGGTCTCAACCTCATCGCCCGGGGCATCGCGCGTTGGCGCTCGCCCAAGGGCGGGCACTGA
- the pstC gene encoding phosphate ABC transporter permease subunit PstC: protein MTSAPPADARGRTRRSRGDSRRGDSVFFNLSRGSGILLLVIMAAIAGFLAYRSFLALGKNEGNFLTTFEWAPDAAKPVFGIAVLTFGTLVSALIAMVIAVPVSVGIALFISHYAPRRIAQPFAYLVDLLAAVPSIVYGLWGVLFLVPHMDGLTSWMDEYLGWTYVFDQSSSGVPARNLFTVGILLAIMVLPIITAVTREVFRQVPRMHEEAALALGATRWEMIRTSVLPFGRPGIISASMLGLGRALGETIAVATVLSTNSQLSLHLLDPGGGTFAQNIALKFNEAQPLGRDALMASGLVLFVITLLVNGAARMIIARRKEYSGAAA from the coding sequence ATGACTTCTGCACCCCCCGCCGACGCGCGGGGACGGACTCGACGGAGCCGGGGCGACAGCCGCCGCGGCGACAGCGTGTTCTTCAACCTCTCGCGGGGCTCGGGCATCCTGCTGCTGGTCATCATGGCCGCCATCGCAGGCTTCCTGGCCTACCGCTCCTTCCTCGCCCTGGGCAAGAACGAGGGCAACTTCCTCACCACCTTCGAGTGGGCGCCGGACGCCGCGAAGCCGGTCTTCGGCATCGCCGTCCTCACCTTCGGCACACTGGTCAGCGCGTTGATCGCGATGGTCATCGCGGTTCCGGTCTCGGTCGGCATCGCGCTGTTCATCTCGCACTACGCGCCGCGCCGGATCGCCCAGCCGTTCGCCTACCTGGTGGACCTGCTGGCCGCCGTGCCGTCGATCGTCTACGGCCTGTGGGGCGTGCTGTTCCTCGTCCCGCACATGGACGGCCTGACCAGCTGGATGGACGAGTACCTCGGCTGGACGTACGTCTTCGACCAGTCCAGCTCCGGCGTCCCGGCCCGCAACCTGTTCACCGTCGGCATCCTGCTCGCCATCATGGTGCTGCCGATCATCACCGCGGTCACCCGCGAGGTGTTCCGGCAGGTCCCGCGGATGCACGAGGAGGCGGCGCTCGCGCTCGGCGCGACCCGCTGGGAGATGATCCGCACCTCGGTGCTGCCGTTCGGCCGCCCCGGCATCATCTCCGCGTCGATGCTCGGCCTGGGCCGCGCGCTCGGCGAGACCATCGCCGTCGCGACCGTGCTGTCCACCAACAGCCAGCTGTCGCTGCACCTGCTCGACCCGGGCGGCGGCACCTTCGCGCAGAACATCGCGCTCAAGTTCAACGAGGCCCAGCCGCTGGGCCGGGACGCCCTGATGGCCTCCGGCCTGGTCCTGTTCGTCATCACCCTGCTGGTGAACGGCGCGGCCCGCATGATCATCGCCCGTCGCAAGGAGTACTCGGGGGCCGCCGCGTGA